From a single Brassica rapa cultivar Chiifu-401-42 chromosome A01, CAAS_Brap_v3.01, whole genome shotgun sequence genomic region:
- the LOC103832155 gene encoding stress-response A/B barrel domain-containing protein UP3 → MMCVRARPLFSSPLSLAFSPTKHSPPNHLRLPLSSSSSSRRSLSAAAMSSSSTPQIIEHIVLFKVKPETDSSKIASMMNGLNGLVSLSQVIHISAAPLHRVRSSPSAFTHVLHSRYGSKEDLNAYAAHPDHVRVVKESVLPICDDVMAVDWVADRVPGTLAPPPGSAAKLTFLRLKENLAGDAKSEIVDVIKGLSEKLPGIDQITVGENFSPARAKGFSIASIAFFKDLGELETVDVQTELVNVEKEKVREYVDSTIVVEFVVPSGLVSGL, encoded by the coding sequence atgatGTGCGTTAGAGCTCGGCCGCTATTTTCTTCACCGTTATCTCTCGCGTTCTCTCCAACCAAACACTCCCCACCTAACCATCTCCGCCTCcctctctcctcctcctcctcctcacgaCGCTCCCTCTCCGCCGCCGCAATGTCTTCCTCCTCCACTCCCCAGATCATCGAGCACATCGTCCTCTTCAAAGTCAAACCCGAAACGGACTCCTCCAAGATCGCCTCCATGATGAACGGCCTCAACGGCCTCGTCTCCCTCAGCCAAGTGATCCACATCTCCGCCGCGCCTCTCCACCGCGTCAGATCCTCCCCCTCCGCCTTCACCCACGTCCTCCACAGCCGGTACGGGTCCAAGGAGGATCTCAACGCGTACGCCGCGCATCCCGATCACGTCCGCGTCGTCAAGGAGTCCGTGCTGCCGATCTGCGACGACGTCATGGCCGTTGATTGGGTCGCGGATCGAGTCCCCGGAACCCTAGCTCCGCCTCCTGGCTCCGCCGCGAAGCTCACTTTTCTCAGGCTGAAGGAGAATCTCGCGGGGGATGCTAAGTCGGAGATTGTGGATGTGATCAAGGGGCTTAGCGAGAAGCTTCCGGGGATTGATCAGATCACGGTGGGAGAGAACTTCTCACCGGCGAGAGCGAAAGGCTTCTCGATTGCGTCGATTGCGTTTTTTAAGGATCTGGGTGAGTTGGAGACGGTGGATGTGCAGACGGAGTTGGTGAATGTGGAGAAAGAGAAGGTTCGTGAGTATGTTGATTCCACCATTGTCGTTGAGTTCGTGGTTCCTTCTGGTTTGGTTTCTGGGTTGTAG
- the LOC103832164 gene encoding protein TIC 22-like, chloroplastic, whose protein sequence is MDSNVSSSSKQQKHLTLQQSFSNIQTQCSDLLNNVSKTLNPLFNPNSNNIFSALDSFRAQAKQALDSGFSRFASGNTPPLWARISDDGGKTHVAPIRRSSGPGLSADDMEERLAGVPVYALSNSNEEFVLVSGTATGKSLGLLFCKAEDAEALLNQMKAMDPRMRKEGSKVVALALSKVFQLKVNGVAFRLIPESTQVQNALKERKTAGFTDDDFNGVPVFQSKSLILRSDNKSYRPVFFRKEDLEKSLTRASRQQNRLNPALKPGDIQVAVFEEIVKGMKENATSNWDDIVFIPPGFEVSTEETKD, encoded by the exons ATGGATTCAAACGTTTCCTCATCATCTAAACAGCAAAAGCACCTAACTTTGCAACAATCCTTCTCCAACATCCAAACCCAATGCTCCGATTTACTCAACAACGTttccaaaaccctaaaccctctCTTCAACCCCAACTCGAACAACATCTTCTCTGCTCTCGACTCCTTTCGAGCCCAAGCCAAGCAAGCTCTCGATTCCGGATTCTCTCGCTTCGCTTCCGGCAACACACCACCCCTCTGGGCCAGAATCTCTGACGACGGCGGGAAGACCCATGTGGCTCCGATACGAAGAAGCAGTGGGCCGGGGCTATCCGCTGACGATATGGAGGAGAGGTTGGCGGGGGTTCCTGTTTACGCGCTGAGCAATTCGAATGAGGAGTTCGTGTTGGTATCGGGGACTGCCACAGGGAAGTCTCTGGGGTTGTTGTTCTGTAAGGCGGAAGATGCGGAGGCGTTGCTTAACCAGATGAAGGCTATGGACCCTCGTATGAGGAAAGAAGGTTCCAAAGTTGTAGCTCTTGCTCTTAGTAAG GTGTTCCAGTTGAAAGTTAATGGTGTGGCGTTTAGGTTGATTCCTGAGTCTACTCAAGTTCAAAATGCTCTCAAG GAAAGGAAAACAGCTGGTTTCACTGATGACGACTTTAATGGTGTTCCAGTTTTCCAG TCAAAGAGCTTGATTCTACGTAGTGATAACAAGAGTTATCGCCCTGTTTTCTTCAGAAAG GAGGACTTGGAAAAATCCCTGACACGGGCTTCCCGCCAACAGAACCGACTTAACCCTGCTCTGAAACCCGGAGACATTCag GTTGCAGTTTTTGAAGAAATTGTCAAGGGGATGAAG GAAAACGCAACATCAAACTGGGACGACATTGTGTTTATACCGCCTGGTTTCGAGGTTTCAACTGAGGAAACCAAGGATTAG